One genomic region from Amblyraja radiata isolate CabotCenter1 unplaced genomic scaffold, sAmbRad1.1.pri scaffold_363_ctg1, whole genome shotgun sequence encodes:
- the LOC116969881 gene encoding histone H2A-like → MSGRGKTSGKARAKAKSRPSRAGLQFPYLTAEILELAGYAARDNKKSRIIPRHLQLAVRNDEELNKLLGGVTIAQGGVLPNIQAVLLPKKTGGASK, encoded by the exons ATGTCTGGACGAGGAAAAACCAGCGGCAAAGCTCGGGCCAAGGCCAAGTCTCGCCCGTCCCGGGCTGGACTGCAGTTCCCG TATCTGACGGCTGAAATCCTCGAGCTGGCCGGCTACGCAGCCCGGGACAACAAGAAGAGCCGCATCATCCCCAGACATCTGCAGCTGGCCGTCCGCAACGACGAGGAGCTCAACAAGCTGCTGGGAGGGGTGACCATCGCTCAGGGCGGTGTGTTGCCCAATATCCAGGCCGTGTTGTTACCCAAGAAAACCGGCGGAGCGAGCAAGTAA